ATGCGACGTCTGCCGGATGGGGTAATTTAGGTGGTGGTGCGAACCGTTTGGGGATGCCATTAATTGCTGCATTGGTGGTGAGTTTGGGCGTTTCTGATGGTGATGCTTGGAGGTATTCTATGGTTATAGCGGGTGGCATTTGTTTTTTAATGGGCTTGGTGTATTACTTTTTTACACAAGATACGCCAGAAGGTAATTTTAAAGATTTAAGAGCTTCGGGTGAGGAAGTAACCACTAAAAAAGATCAGGTTGGGTTTTTAACCGTGATTAAAGATTACAGAACGTGGATTCTTTTTATAATATATGCTGCATGTTTTGGTATTGAATTGACGGTATATGGTACGATGGATGATTACCTTCAAAACACCTTTCAACTAGAACGAGTAACGGCTGGTAACATTGTATTGTCTTTCGCCTTAATGAATATTTTTGCCCGTACGTTGGGAGGTTATTTTGGTGATAAATTTGGGAAACTGAGAGGCTTACGCGGTCGTGTGTTGTTTCTTGCGGCTATTTTATCTTTAGAAGGGATTATGTTGGTTACATTTTCTACCACCACCAGTATCGTGTTAGGTATTGGTCTTTTAATATTATTTAGTTTAACGGTTCAAATGGCAGAAGGCGCTACGTTTTCAGTGGTACCATTTATAAATAAAAAAGCGATTGGTTCTGTTTCGGGTATTGTAGGAGCAGGTGGTAATGTAGGGGCTTTTTTAGCGGCTATGTTATTGAAATCGAAATCGGCCGTAGCCGAGAAAGCTGCCATTGCAGCCAACGAAGGTTTGGGGGAAGCGTTTGTGAAATCGGCACAATCTGCCGCAGCATCTAGTGCCGTTGCTAGTGGTTATTTTATTATTGGTTTTGTAGTGGTGATTACAGGAGTATTAGCACTTGCCATTCGTTTTTCGACTAGCGATGAGGAAGTTGCAGAAATGGATTTACAAAAACCTACGAACGATTTGATTACTGCATAAACAGTTTATGTGTCTATTATTTATATATTTTAAGAAATAAAACAAGCATTTTACCGTATTTGTAATAATACATACAGCGCTTGTTTGGTGTTGGTAAATTGCCTTAATTCGTATTAAAACGCAGGTGTAAATGTTTAAGAAGGAAGTAAAAACAACGTGTTCGTATTGTGGGGTTGGTTGTGGTATTGTTGTTAAAACAGACACGAACAATCAGGTTTTTGTGGAAGGGGATAAAGACCATCCTGTAAACCACGGCATGCTTTGTTCTAAAGGCATGAACTTACATTACGTAGTTAATGATACTTCCGATAGAATTTTATATCCTGAAATGCGTTGGAGCCGTTCGCACCCCCGTGAGCGTGTGAGTTGGGACGATGCTTTAGACCGTGCGGCGCGTGTTTTTAAATCGATTATTAAAAAACATGGTCCAAATAGTGTGGCTTTTTATGTGTCTGGACAAAGTTTAACCGAAGAATATTACATTGCCAACAAACTTACTAAAGGCTTTTTAGGAACGAATAATATTGATACGAATTCGCGTTTATGTATGAGTTCGGCAGTAGTAGGGTATAAGAAAACCTTTGGAGAAGATAGTGTGCCTATTTCGTATGAAGATATTGAGTTGGCGGATTGCTTTTTAATTACCGGGGCCAACCCTGCGTGGTGCCACCCGATTCTTTTTAGACGTATTGAACAACACAAGGAGAAAAACCCCGAGGTTCAAATTATTGTGGTGGATCCACGAAAAACGGATTCGGCTAATTTTGCCGATTTACACCTGCAGTTAATACCAGGAACCGATGTGATTTTATACAACGCCATTGCGAGATGCTTGTATAAACGCGGTTTAATTGATGAAGATTTTATAAAAAACCATACCGAAGGATTTACAGATTATAAAGAACAGATTTTTGGAACCTCGCTTAAAGAAGCGTCCAGAATATGTGGGGTTCCAGAAACTGATATTCGAAAAGCAGCCGATATGATTGGCTTATCGAAAGGGTTTATAAGTATGTGGGCGATGGGACTTAACCAAAGTGTGGTGGGCACCGATAAAAACACCGCTTTATTAAATTTATCTTTAATTACAGGACAAGTTGGAAAACCGGGTTCGGGGCCGTTTTCGTTAACGGGACAGCCGAATGCGATGGGCGGACGTGAAGTAGGCGGGATGGCAAATCTTTTGGCGGTTCATAAAGATTTACAGAATGAAGAACATCGGCGGGAGGTGGCTCAGTTTTGGGGCGTTGATAGTATTTCACCCAAACCAGGGTTAACAGCCACCGAAATGTTTGATGCTTTAGAGTCTGGAAAACTAAAAGCTATTTGGATTGCCTGTACCAACCCATTGGTGAGTTTACCCAATACGAACCGCATTGAACGGGCTATGAAAAATGCGAAGTTTGTGGTGGTTCAAGAGATTTCTCATAAATCGGATACCGTGGCTTTTGCCGATTTGGTGCTTCCTGCTGCTGGCTGGTTGGAAAAAGAAGGGACGATGACGAACTCTGAGCGTCGTATTTCCTATTTACCAAAAGAAATTAACGCACCAGGAGAGGCGAGACCCGATGTAGAAATTTTCTGTGATTTTGCACAGCGCATGGGTTTCCGAGGTTTTAACTTCAACAGTGCCGAAGAAATATATGATGAGTATGCTTCCATGACGAAGGGTACAAAAATGGATGTTTCCTTTTTAAATTACGATCGATTAAAGAATGAAGGCACCTTCCAATGGCCTGTACCAGAGTATAGGCATGTAGGGACACCCCGACTTTTTGAAGATAAAAAATTCTATACGCCCTCGCAAAAAGCGATTTTTAATGTGGCGAAAAGTATTGTAAATACCTCGTTATTGCCCAATGAAGACTATCCGTTGGTTTTAACAACAGGTAGAGTGCGCGACCAATGGCATACCATGACTAAAACCGGTAAAGTGTCGCGTTTAAAAACGCATTATCCAACCCCTGTTTTGGAAATAAACCCGGTGGATGCTTTTTTGAACAAACTAAAAGATGGCGATATTACCGAAATTAAAAGTGAAAATGGTGTGGTTCGCGTGCGCGCCAAAGTTACCGAGAACATTGTAAAAGGCTGTGTGTTTTTACCCATGCATTGGGGAAAACAGTTGCAAAGCGATTTAAATAGAGCCAATAATTTAACCAACACACATGTAGATCCTGTTTCTAAAGAACCTGATTTTAAATTTACCCGGGTATCGGTTTCAAAATATAAAAAACCAGTCGAAAAAATAATTATTGTGGGAGCAGGCGCTGCAGCATTTCGATTTGTTCAAAATTATAGAGAATCGAATGAGGTTGATGAAATTCACGTATTTTCAAAAGAACCGCATTTATTCTATAACCGCGTATTACTGCCAGAGTATGTTACCGAAGAATTATCATGGGAACAACTTCTTAAAATAAAACAAAAGGAATTAAAGAAATTAAATATTAAACTGTATCCTGAAACGTCTATTACCAAGATTGATTCGAATGCCAAAATTGTTACCGATACAAATGGCGTGCAACACAGCTTTAATAAGCTTATTTTAGCAACGGGAAGCCGTTCTTTTATTCCTAAAGACGTACAAATAGATTTGCCAGGGCGTTTTACCATGCGTAATAAAAATGATGCCGACACCTTTAAAGCCTATTTAGAAGCTACAGGTTTGCCGCCAGAAGAACAGCACATTGTTATTGTAGGTGGTGGCTTGTTGGGCTTGGAGTTGGCAGCAGCCATGAAGCATAAAAACGTAAAAATCACGATTATTCAACGTGCTTCACGACTTATGGAACGTCAGTTAGACAAGATTTCTAGTAAATTATTGGCTTTAGATGTGCAAGAGCGTGGCATTCAAATTTACTTTGATAATGAAGTAAGCACGGTGTTTGATGATGAAGATACGGGCGAATTAAACATTACCCTTAAGAGTGGTAAATTTATAACTGCCAATGCCATTGTGTATGCTATTGGCACCATTCCTAATATAGAAATTGCCAGAGAAAACGGTATTGTTTGCAGTCGTGGGGTGAAGGTGAATCAGCATTTACAGTCTTCAAACCCCGATATTTTTGCTATTGGAGAAATTGCTGAATTTAACAATCAGTTATTCGGAATTACCTCGGCTGCGGAAGAACAAGCAGGTATCTTAGCCAACTTTATTGCCGGCGATATTAGTTGTGCTTATAACGGTTCGGTGTTGATGAATATTTTAAAATTCAACGACCTGAATTTGTGTAGTATTGGGGAGATTAATGTCCCGGAAAACGACGATTCTTATGAAGAAATTATTTTCACAGACATCTCCAAACGCTATTATAAAAAGTGTATTGTTAAAGACGATTTGTTGATTGGGGCTGTTTTAATGGGTGACAAAAATGAGTTTGCGGAATTTAAAACCATGATTGAGAGCAAGATTGAAATGTCTGATAAACGAAATACCTTATTACGAGGTTCGTCAAACGATGTGCCCGTTATTGGAAAATTAGTCTGTTCCTGCAGTCAAGTGGGTGCAGGAAATATTGAAGAAGCTATACAAGGTGGCTGTACCAATTTTACAGAACTGTGTAATAAAACAGGTGCAGGTTTGGGCTGTGGTAGTTGTAAAACAGAGGTAAAGGAAATTCTAAATAACACCAAGGTATTGGCTTAATAATTTAGTTTCCTGCAAAGTTTCCAAAACCGTGTAGGTATAAAAAAAGTAAAATGAAAGAATCGTGTAGATTGCTAATAAATGGCGGTGTATTATCTCCGGGAGAGTTAAAATACATTTGTGAAGCCGCCGAAAGTTTGGGTTTGGATAGTATTTCCTTTGGTTCAAGACAGGATATTATATTCCCCGAACCTGTAGCTATTGAAAAATTAAAGACTTTCGATAAGCTTCAAATGGTGGTTTCAAATAATAATAGGAGTGAAAACATGGTGTCGTCCTATGTGTCATCTGATATTTTCCCTAGTACCTCGTGGCTTACGGGCGACCGGTATTTATATATTTTAGAACAATTTAAACACGAATTAAAATTACGTGTTAATATTACGGACCCGAAACAACGTTTAGTGCCTTTATTTACAGGCCATATTAATTTTATAGCTTCTGAACATGAAGACTATTGGTATCTGTATATCCGGCTTCCCGATTGGAAAAAAACAGTGATGTACCCAGCACTTATCTATAGCTGGGATTTAGATAAAGTGGAGTTGGCTATTGAAAATATGTTGCAGGAAGAACCAGAAACGGTTGAAATGATTTTTGATTTGGTGAGTGATGCCATAGATACCAATAACAGAACCGTAGATAAACCTTTGGAAGTCCCTTTTTACCCCTTTCCTTATTATGAAGGTATGAACCGCATAGGGGACAAGTATTGGTTGGGGTTGTATTGGCGTAATAACCGCTACGATGTGTCGTTTTTAAAAGCCATGTGCGAGTTGTGTGCCGAAAATAAAATTGGAAAAATATCCATTACGCCTTGGAAATCCTTTATAGTGAAGGGGATTCCGTTACAATCAAAATTGCAATGGGAGAAATTCTTGGGTAAATTTGGTATTAATGTGCGCCACTCCATGCTTGAGTTAAATTGGCATTTGCCAGTGAATGATACCGAGGCATTGAGTTTGAAAAAGTACTTGGTGACTAATTTCGACCAGAATGATATTAGTACTTATGGTTTGACCTTTGGGTTGACCAATTATGCGAGTAGCGCTTATTATTTCACCTCGGTGGTGATTGAAAAGAACAAACAACCCGAAGCGTTAAGTGGTTTTGTAATTCGAGATACTTACAATTTATTATACGCTAAAAATTTCGACCCAAATACGCGCGATTACATCATGCATGTACAAGATGTAGATAAAGTGGAATTGCCTGGGTTGTTAATGGAATTGAGTCAGTTGTATTTTGAGCAATTAGGAACCGAGCGAGAAGAAACGATTGTAAAACAGGTGAAAAAAGAAAACTCAGAAGAAAATGTGTATCAATGTAAAGATTGCCTAACTATTTATAATGAAGTGTATGGAGATATCACTCAAAATATTGCACCAAATACCACCTTTGAAAGTCTTCCAGATACATATGAATGTTCCCTTTGTGAAGCACCAAAAAGTAGTTTTGAAAAGAAGGTGTTGGTAAAATAGTTGGGAAAAACGATTTGAAATGGACTTTGTTATCATCCCACCTATATGTTCAATAAATTGAAGAGGTTTCGACTGCTCTTAAACTGACAAAAATCACAAAAGCTGTTTGGTAATTTCATAGAGTGCAATGTTTGTGGCTTGCACCACATTCATGCTACTGTTTTGTCCGAACATATCAATATGCACCACAACATCCGAATTATTTAAAATAGCTTCTGAAACTCCAAAATTTTCATCACCAATTA
The genomic region above belongs to Mariniflexile litorale and contains:
- a CDS encoding rubredoxin domain-containing protein; the encoded protein is MKESCRLLINGGVLSPGELKYICEAAESLGLDSISFGSRQDIIFPEPVAIEKLKTFDKLQMVVSNNNRSENMVSSYVSSDIFPSTSWLTGDRYLYILEQFKHELKLRVNITDPKQRLVPLFTGHINFIASEHEDYWYLYIRLPDWKKTVMYPALIYSWDLDKVELAIENMLQEEPETVEMIFDLVSDAIDTNNRTVDKPLEVPFYPFPYYEGMNRIGDKYWLGLYWRNNRYDVSFLKAMCELCAENKIGKISITPWKSFIVKGIPLQSKLQWEKFLGKFGINVRHSMLELNWHLPVNDTEALSLKKYLVTNFDQNDISTYGLTFGLTNYASSAYYFTSVVIEKNKQPEALSGFVIRDTYNLLYAKNFDPNTRDYIMHVQDVDKVELPGLLMELSQLYFEQLGTEREETIVKQVKKENSEENVYQCKDCLTIYNEVYGDITQNIAPNTTFESLPDTYECSLCEAPKSSFEKKVLVK
- a CDS encoding MFS transporter; the encoded protein is MKTTASLKATKLNLFNLKSVPTRTFWITSISFFMCFFAWFGIVPFMPDVVKDLGLTPTQKWNSIILAVTGTVFARLLIGKLCDKYGPRLCYTWLLILGSIPVIASGLVQTPLQFLVCRLFIGFIGASFVITQVHTSLMFASNIVGTANATSAGWGNLGGGANRLGMPLIAALVVSLGVSDGDAWRYSMVIAGGICFLMGLVYYFFTQDTPEGNFKDLRASGEEVTTKKDQVGFLTVIKDYRTWILFIIYAACFGIELTVYGTMDDYLQNTFQLERVTAGNIVLSFALMNIFARTLGGYFGDKFGKLRGLRGRVLFLAAILSLEGIMLVTFSTTTSIVLGIGLLILFSLTVQMAEGATFSVVPFINKKAIGSVSGIVGAGGNVGAFLAAMLLKSKSAVAEKAAIAANEGLGEAFVKSAQSAAASSAVASGYFIIGFVVVITGVLALAIRFSTSDEEVAEMDLQKPTNDLITA
- a CDS encoding molybdopterin-dependent oxidoreductase — encoded protein: MFKKEVKTTCSYCGVGCGIVVKTDTNNQVFVEGDKDHPVNHGMLCSKGMNLHYVVNDTSDRILYPEMRWSRSHPRERVSWDDALDRAARVFKSIIKKHGPNSVAFYVSGQSLTEEYYIANKLTKGFLGTNNIDTNSRLCMSSAVVGYKKTFGEDSVPISYEDIELADCFLITGANPAWCHPILFRRIEQHKEKNPEVQIIVVDPRKTDSANFADLHLQLIPGTDVILYNAIARCLYKRGLIDEDFIKNHTEGFTDYKEQIFGTSLKEASRICGVPETDIRKAADMIGLSKGFISMWAMGLNQSVVGTDKNTALLNLSLITGQVGKPGSGPFSLTGQPNAMGGREVGGMANLLAVHKDLQNEEHRREVAQFWGVDSISPKPGLTATEMFDALESGKLKAIWIACTNPLVSLPNTNRIERAMKNAKFVVVQEISHKSDTVAFADLVLPAAGWLEKEGTMTNSERRISYLPKEINAPGEARPDVEIFCDFAQRMGFRGFNFNSAEEIYDEYASMTKGTKMDVSFLNYDRLKNEGTFQWPVPEYRHVGTPRLFEDKKFYTPSQKAIFNVAKSIVNTSLLPNEDYPLVLTTGRVRDQWHTMTKTGKVSRLKTHYPTPVLEINPVDAFLNKLKDGDITEIKSENGVVRVRAKVTENIVKGCVFLPMHWGKQLQSDLNRANNLTNTHVDPVSKEPDFKFTRVSVSKYKKPVEKIIIVGAGAAAFRFVQNYRESNEVDEIHVFSKEPHLFYNRVLLPEYVTEELSWEQLLKIKQKELKKLNIKLYPETSITKIDSNAKIVTDTNGVQHSFNKLILATGSRSFIPKDVQIDLPGRFTMRNKNDADTFKAYLEATGLPPEEQHIVIVGGGLLGLELAAAMKHKNVKITIIQRASRLMERQLDKISSKLLALDVQERGIQIYFDNEVSTVFDDEDTGELNITLKSGKFITANAIVYAIGTIPNIEIARENGIVCSRGVKVNQHLQSSNPDIFAIGEIAEFNNQLFGITSAAEEQAGILANFIAGDISCAYNGSVLMNILKFNDLNLCSIGEINVPENDDSYEEIIFTDISKRYYKKCIVKDDLLIGAVLMGDKNEFAEFKTMIESKIEMSDKRNTLLRGSSNDVPVIGKLVCSCSQVGAGNIEEAIQGGCTNFTELCNKTGAGLGCGSCKTEVKEILNNTKVLA